A single window of Archangium gephyra DNA harbors:
- a CDS encoding alpha/beta fold hydrolase, translated as MPRWTLGLFVLTWLGCATTRPATPSGQETLTFVEGGAGKLRVSDGGHGGTPVVFVHGLGADLEVWRAQLDHVRASRRAVAHDQRGHGGSQPASDGVYTIEALAEDLDRVVSALGLERFVLVGHSMSGNVISAYAARHPEKLAALLYVDAVGDVSQAPQEMKDWFNKPPENYGPAQVQEEFAQMLGPKARPGTREHVLTAVGRADPTTITALRRSMGAFMPRPGLDRYTGPRFAIEAQGAAEENPFAASRSIPGVTTTTLPDVSHWLMMDDPQGFNRALDAVLGQVP; from the coding sequence ATGCCACGCTGGACTCTCGGTCTGTTCGTTCTCACCTGGCTCGGATGCGCCACGACGCGCCCGGCCACGCCATCCGGCCAGGAAACCCTCACCTTCGTCGAGGGCGGAGCCGGCAAGCTCCGCGTCTCCGATGGAGGGCACGGCGGCACGCCGGTGGTCTTCGTCCATGGGCTCGGCGCGGACCTGGAGGTCTGGCGTGCGCAGCTCGACCACGTCCGGGCCTCACGCCGGGCCGTGGCCCATGACCAGCGCGGTCATGGCGGCTCGCAACCCGCGAGCGACGGCGTCTACACCATCGAGGCCCTCGCGGAGGACCTGGACCGCGTGGTGAGCGCGCTGGGCCTCGAGCGCTTCGTGCTGGTGGGCCACAGCATGTCCGGCAATGTCATCTCCGCCTACGCCGCGCGCCACCCGGAGAAGCTGGCCGCGCTCCTCTACGTCGACGCGGTGGGTGACGTGAGTCAGGCCCCCCAGGAGATGAAGGACTGGTTCAACAAGCCCCCGGAGAACTACGGGCCCGCCCAGGTCCAGGAGGAGTTCGCGCAGATGCTCGGCCCCAAGGCCCGGCCCGGGACGCGCGAGCACGTCCTGACCGCGGTCGGCCGAGCCGACCCCACCACCATCACCGCCCTGCGCCGCTCCATGGGTGCGTTCATGCCGCGCCCGGGGCTGGACCGCTATACCGGGCCGCGCTTCGCCATCGAGGCCCAGGGGGCCGCGGAGGAGAACCCCTTCGCCGCCTCGCGCAGCATCCCCGGGGTGACCACCACCACCCTGCCCGACGTCTCGCACTGGCTCATGATGGACGACCCCCAGGGCTTCAACCGGGCCCTCGACGCCGTGCTGGGCCAGGTCCCCTGA